In Accipiter gentilis chromosome 17, bAccGen1.1, whole genome shotgun sequence, one DNA window encodes the following:
- the PSMA1 gene encoding proteasome subunit alpha type-1 isoform X1 encodes MFRNQYDNDVTVWSPQGRIHQIEYAMEAVKQGSATVGLKSKTHAVLVALKRAQSELAAHQKKILYVDNHIGISIAGLTADARLLCNFMRQECLDSRFVFDRPLPVSRLVSLIGSKTQIPTQRYGRRPYGVGLLIAGYDDMGPHIFQTCPSANYFDCKAMSIGARSQSARTYLERHMTEFTDCNLNELVKHGLRALRETLPAEQDLTTKNVSIGIVGKDMEFTIYDDDDVAPFLEGLEERPQRKPAPPADEPAEKAEEPMEH; translated from the exons ATG TTTCGCAACCAGTATGACAATGATGTCACGGTTTGGAGCCCGCAG GGCCGAATTCATCAAATAGAATATGCCATGGAAGCTGTGAAACAAGGCTCAGCTACTGTGGGGCTGAAGTCGAAAACGCATGCTGTTCTGGTTGCTCTCAAG AGAGCACAGTCTGAGCTGGCagctcatcagaaaaaaatcctgtacGTTGACAACCATATTGGTATCTCAATTGCTGGACTTACTGCTGATGCAAGACTCTTGTG caATTTCATGCGTCAGGAGTGTCTGGATTCTAGATTTGTGTTTGATAGACCTCTTCCAGTTTCTCGCCTGGTGTCACTAATTGGAAgca AAACCCAGATACCAACACAGCGTTATGGCAGAAGACCGTATGGCGTAGGACTGCTCATTGCAGGTTACGAT gATATGGGTCCTCACATCTTCCAGACTTGTCCCTCTGCAAACTATTTTGACTGCAAAGCAATGTCCATTGGTGCTCGTTCGCAGTCAGCACGAACTTACTTGGAGAGACATATGACTGAATTTACTGACT gtAATCTAAATGAGCTAGTTAAACATGGACTACGTGCCCTGAGAGAGACTCTTCCTGCTGAACAGGATCTGACCACCAAG AATGTTTCCATTGGGATTGTTGGCAAAGACATGGAGTTTACCATCTATGACGATGATGACGTAGCACCATTCCTAGAAGGTCTTGAGGAGAGACCACAGAGAAAG cCTGCTCCGCCTGCTGATGAAcctgcagaaaaagcagaggagcCTATGGAGCACTAG
- the PSMA1 gene encoding proteasome subunit alpha type-1 isoform X2 produces MEAVKQGSATVGLKSKTHAVLVALKRAQSELAAHQKKILYVDNHIGISIAGLTADARLLCNFMRQECLDSRFVFDRPLPVSRLVSLIGSKTQIPTQRYGRRPYGVGLLIAGYDDMGPHIFQTCPSANYFDCKAMSIGARSQSARTYLERHMTEFTDCNLNELVKHGLRALRETLPAEQDLTTKNVSIGIVGKDMEFTIYDDDDVAPFLEGLEERPQRKPAPPADEPAEKAEEPMEH; encoded by the exons ATGGAAGCTGTGAAACAAGGCTCAGCTACTGTGGGGCTGAAGTCGAAAACGCATGCTGTTCTGGTTGCTCTCAAG AGAGCACAGTCTGAGCTGGCagctcatcagaaaaaaatcctgtacGTTGACAACCATATTGGTATCTCAATTGCTGGACTTACTGCTGATGCAAGACTCTTGTG caATTTCATGCGTCAGGAGTGTCTGGATTCTAGATTTGTGTTTGATAGACCTCTTCCAGTTTCTCGCCTGGTGTCACTAATTGGAAgca AAACCCAGATACCAACACAGCGTTATGGCAGAAGACCGTATGGCGTAGGACTGCTCATTGCAGGTTACGAT gATATGGGTCCTCACATCTTCCAGACTTGTCCCTCTGCAAACTATTTTGACTGCAAAGCAATGTCCATTGGTGCTCGTTCGCAGTCAGCACGAACTTACTTGGAGAGACATATGACTGAATTTACTGACT gtAATCTAAATGAGCTAGTTAAACATGGACTACGTGCCCTGAGAGAGACTCTTCCTGCTGAACAGGATCTGACCACCAAG AATGTTTCCATTGGGATTGTTGGCAAAGACATGGAGTTTACCATCTATGACGATGATGACGTAGCACCATTCCTAGAAGGTCTTGAGGAGAGACCACAGAGAAAG cCTGCTCCGCCTGCTGATGAAcctgcagaaaaagcagaggagcCTATGGAGCACTAG